Proteins encoded within one genomic window of Bacillus sp. 1NLA3E:
- a CDS encoding flotillin family protein yields the protein MEFNIIFIVVGIVVFLLLALIGIFITKYKTAGPDEALIVNGSFLGSKNVHLDESSNKIKIIRGGGAFIFPVFQQARPLSLLSSKLEVTTPEVYTEQGVPVMADGTAIIKIGGSISEIATAAEQFLGKTKQDRENEAREVLEGHLRSILGSMTVEEIYKNRDKFSQEVQRVASQDLAKMGLIIVSFTIKDVRDKNGYLDSLGKPRIAQVKRDADIATAEAEKETRIKKAEAAKEAKKAELERATEIAEAEKLNQLQIAEFRREQDIAKAKADQAYDLETARSKQDVTEQEMQVKIIERQKQIELEEKEILRREKQYDSEVKKKADADRYAVEQSAAAQKAKQIYDADANKYRIEAMARAEAEKVRIDGLAKADAQRAQGEAEAEIIRLKGIAEAEAKEKIAEAFEQFGQAAILDMIMKMLPEYAKQVAAPLGNIDKITVVDTGGSGPNSGANKVTGYATNLMSTLQESLKASSGIDVRELIENFSGKANLRKSIDSVAPGILETTKYTAAAKDTSTNDTGQNK from the coding sequence ATGGAATTTAATATTATCTTTATCGTAGTTGGCATTGTTGTTTTTCTACTACTTGCCCTAATTGGAATTTTTATTACGAAATATAAAACGGCTGGACCTGATGAGGCATTAATTGTAAATGGTAGTTTTCTAGGTAGCAAGAATGTACATTTGGATGAATCAAGTAATAAAATTAAGATCATCAGAGGCGGTGGTGCCTTCATATTTCCAGTATTTCAGCAGGCACGTCCATTAAGCCTTTTATCAAGCAAGCTTGAAGTAACGACACCGGAAGTGTACACAGAACAAGGTGTTCCAGTCATGGCAGATGGAACGGCAATCATTAAAATCGGTGGGTCGATTAGTGAGATTGCGACAGCGGCGGAGCAATTTCTTGGTAAAACAAAGCAAGATCGCGAAAATGAAGCTAGAGAAGTGCTCGAAGGTCATCTCCGTTCTATTTTAGGATCAATGACAGTTGAAGAAATATATAAAAATCGTGATAAGTTCTCGCAGGAAGTTCAGAGAGTTGCGTCACAGGACTTAGCAAAAATGGGCTTGATCATTGTTTCATTTACCATAAAAGATGTTCGTGACAAAAACGGTTATTTAGATTCACTTGGTAAACCGCGGATTGCTCAAGTGAAGCGTGATGCTGATATCGCGACGGCTGAAGCAGAAAAAGAGACGAGGATAAAAAAGGCAGAGGCTGCGAAGGAAGCTAAAAAAGCAGAGCTAGAAAGAGCTACTGAAATTGCTGAAGCAGAAAAACTGAATCAATTACAAATTGCCGAGTTTCGCCGTGAACAGGATATTGCAAAAGCAAAAGCTGACCAAGCATATGACTTAGAGACAGCCCGTTCGAAGCAAGATGTTACGGAACAAGAAATGCAGGTCAAGATCATCGAACGTCAGAAGCAAATTGAGCTAGAAGAAAAGGAAATTTTGCGTCGTGAAAAGCAATATGATTCAGAGGTTAAGAAGAAAGCCGATGCAGACCGTTATGCCGTAGAACAATCGGCTGCCGCACAAAAAGCTAAGCAAATTTATGATGCCGATGCGAATAAATACCGGATTGAAGCGATGGCACGTGCTGAGGCTGAAAAAGTTAGGATCGATGGACTTGCGAAAGCTGATGCGCAAAGAGCACAAGGGGAAGCTGAAGCAGAAATTATCCGTTTAAAAGGGATTGCGGAAGCGGAGGCGAAGGAGAAAATTGCCGAAGCGTTCGAACAGTTTGGTCAGGCAGCTATTCTCGACATGATCATGAAAATGTTGCCTGAATATGCCAAACAGGTTGCGGCGCCATTAGGTAATATTGATAAAATTACCGTCGTTGATACAGGTGGAAGTGGTCCGAACAGTGGAGCGAATAAGGTGACGGGCTATGCAACGAACTTGATGTCCACTCTCCAAGAGTCGCTAAAGGCTTCATCCGGAATTGATGTAAGAGAGTTAATTGAAAACTTTTCAGGAAAGGCAAATTTACGGAAAAGTATCGATTCGGTGGCTCCTGGAATTCTGGAGACAACCAAGTACACGGCTGCGGCAAAAGATACTTCGACAAACGATACTGGTCAAAATAAATAA
- a CDS encoding response regulator transcription factor, which yields MGKKILIVGEEIRVSNLLKMYLEKESYQIDTDDNGFDGLEKAVNQHFDLIILAILVPMKVGFEVLEELRRIKSTPVIMISSKCGDFNKKHSMELGATDYILMPFSPREIVVKIKDHLKKGA from the coding sequence ATGGGTAAAAAGATTTTAATTGTTGGAGAAGAAATTCGGGTTAGTAATCTATTGAAAATGTACCTCGAAAAGGAATCTTATCAAATTGATACGGATGATAACGGATTTGATGGTTTAGAAAAAGCGGTAAATCAGCATTTTGATTTAATAATATTAGCCATCTTAGTTCCGATGAAGGTTGGATTCGAGGTCCTTGAAGAGTTAAGGCGAATCAAGTCAACTCCAGTTATTATGATCTCGTCCAAATGCGGGGATTTCAATAAAAAACATAGTATGGAATTGGGGGCTACTGACTATATCTTAATGCCGTTTAGCCCTCGCGAAATCGTAGTAAAAATCAAAGATCATTTAAAAAAAGGTGCCTGA
- a CDS encoding NCS2 family permease: MFKLQENKTNVKTELIAGITTFFTMVYIVVVNPIILADAGVPFEQVFTATIIATVIGTLWMGLFANYPIAIAPGMGLNAYFAYSVVGNHQDITYQTAFAAVFVAGIIFVILSLTPFREKLIEAIPENLKHGITAGIGLFIAFIGLRLTKIIIAHPTNLVGLGDLKSPSAALALIGLAVTLVLMMLRVNGALFFGMIITGLIAFFTGQLSFDKGFISLPTLPEGLLVANPIAAFSDVIQHGLYAVVFSFILVTIFDTTGTMIGVANQAGLMKGDKFPRARQALLSDSIATAIGAMFGTSPTTAYIESSSGVAAGGRTGLTSLTVAVLFILSAFFGPLVSAVSGLSAITAPALIIVGSLMMGSISKIRWDELDEAFPAFLVILSMPLTSSISTGIALGFITYPLLKIVKGKWREVHPLLYLFAVLFFYQLAFLAH, from the coding sequence ATGTTTAAACTACAAGAAAATAAGACAAATGTAAAAACTGAATTAATTGCGGGCATAACGACCTTCTTTACAATGGTTTATATCGTGGTTGTTAACCCGATTATCTTAGCAGATGCTGGTGTCCCGTTTGAGCAAGTCTTTACGGCAACCATTATTGCCACAGTAATTGGGACTCTGTGGATGGGCCTTTTCGCCAATTATCCTATTGCTATTGCACCAGGAATGGGACTTAACGCTTACTTTGCTTATTCTGTCGTCGGCAACCATCAAGATATCACTTATCAAACAGCCTTTGCAGCCGTATTTGTTGCTGGAATTATATTTGTTATCCTGTCTTTAACTCCGTTTAGGGAAAAATTAATTGAGGCAATCCCAGAAAATCTCAAACACGGTATTACAGCTGGAATTGGTCTTTTTATTGCTTTTATCGGACTTCGACTGACTAAAATAATCATTGCTCATCCTACCAACCTAGTAGGTCTCGGTGATCTCAAATCCCCGTCTGCTGCTCTAGCCTTGATAGGGCTCGCGGTCACGCTTGTCCTGATGATGCTGAGGGTCAATGGTGCTTTGTTTTTTGGTATGATTATTACTGGGTTGATTGCCTTTTTTACAGGTCAGCTTTCCTTCGACAAAGGATTCATTTCACTACCTACACTTCCTGAAGGACTTCTCGTGGCAAACCCAATCGCTGCGTTCAGCGATGTTATTCAACATGGTCTTTATGCTGTTGTGTTTTCCTTCATCCTTGTTACAATTTTTGACACCACTGGCACCATGATTGGCGTTGCTAACCAGGCAGGTTTAATGAAAGGCGATAAGTTTCCGCGGGCTAGGCAAGCATTGCTGTCGGATTCAATTGCCACAGCAATCGGCGCTATGTTTGGAACAAGCCCGACAACTGCCTATATCGAATCGTCTTCAGGCGTCGCAGCTGGTGGCCGAACCGGATTAACTTCACTCACGGTTGCTGTTCTATTTATCCTTTCAGCATTCTTTGGTCCACTTGTAAGCGCAGTGTCTGGTTTGTCTGCCATTACTGCTCCTGCACTCATTATTGTTGGTAGCCTGATGATGGGCAGTATCTCAAAAATCCGCTGGGATGAGCTTGATGAAGCCTTTCCTGCATTTCTTGTAATCCTAAGCATGCCATTGACATCAAGCATTTCAACTGGAATCGCACTTGGTTTTATCACTTATCCGCTACTTAAGATCGTTAAAGGGAAATGGCGTGAAGTCCACCCACTCCTTTACCTTTTTGCGGTACTGTTCTTCTATCAATTGGCATTTTTGGCGCATTAA
- a CDS encoding aspartyl-phosphate phosphatase Spo0E family protein: MTNPYTRNSNEKLLERIKEKRSELINLAAHQGLTSNNVVNCSQELDSLIYQILLVNKNGRRNEMLELSKMDGIHG; this comes from the coding sequence ATGACCAACCCTTATACTAGAAATTCCAATGAAAAATTGCTTGAGCGGATTAAGGAGAAGCGAAGTGAGTTAATTAACCTTGCAGCCCACCAAGGGCTAACTAGCAATAATGTTGTGAATTGTAGTCAAGAGTTAGATTCATTAATCTATCAAATTTTACTAGTGAATAAAAACGGTAGAAGGAATGAAATGCTAGAGTTAAGCAAAATGGATGGAATTCATGGCTGA
- a CDS encoding LuxR C-terminal-related transcriptional regulator, with amino-acid sequence MLAADLEYFQDVQNAYAALTNLHCIITDKQGNPITQLNNDPNVFHLVYDQETFKEVLNQWTRDFSKINSAIVYDALPGVKVIICPISIQGEIEFFIFAGCLLESTSKNTVQTYFEKILQNPEKANAIFTLIQEYSPDEIQAKLRKINKMAEVLIEHLATQNMKAHLVEQEENLGELLHLIADGNIKVTAVLERFLHENTKLDFVGYARKKGHDQFVIDECILPEVSSTLKGTVFSMGEGTLGQAAATRIVRFWDHMDMDPRNLFFQQKGIYPKSLFCFPIILEKEVIGIFFGGSSQFVRLENDISRVGKLTSSLIKVIEGNRFWQKQSKNNLMKMTALNEIFQVMTDVEDVKRILLIMLDLSINLIRGPFVAVIAKQSSRNSYEMVSRGLTADQIENYSSDISNRYFHNKQNKRFYHQQPVEHITSWSSKVLEIPIAYRTECFGFLSIGLSEQMLKEDELSFLMSLTIAGGVSMHLLEATTKVKMGQTVIDLLIEHQEYIDPDHFKQATKARELIKGFSGFSTYGKINTIAVKYSCYFIKYDEQFLTNKIKNDLIIDIVREYKLVADSKLEFSQASLNVQVLSLVWTYINEDENIDFLLKINGMNLPLLNEFLAYLSHTTVVESEIMVTNKPTANEPKISKHLKLSKREIEVMELVLKGNNNREIAERLYISEHTVKNHMTNIFQKLAVNDRSQAIAKIYQMGLEPEDVS; translated from the coding sequence ATGTTAGCTGCAGATTTAGAATATTTTCAGGATGTCCAAAATGCCTACGCCGCCTTAACCAATCTACATTGCATCATAACCGATAAACAAGGAAATCCAATAACACAATTAAATAATGATCCAAATGTTTTTCATTTAGTGTACGACCAAGAAACCTTTAAGGAAGTTTTAAATCAGTGGACCCGAGATTTTTCTAAAATCAATAGTGCAATTGTATATGATGCATTACCTGGGGTAAAAGTGATCATTTGTCCAATATCTATTCAGGGGGAAATTGAGTTTTTTATTTTTGCAGGTTGTTTATTAGAATCTACCTCTAAAAATACAGTACAAACCTATTTTGAAAAAATATTGCAGAACCCGGAAAAGGCAAATGCTATATTTACTCTAATTCAAGAATATTCCCCAGATGAAATCCAAGCAAAGCTTCGAAAAATAAACAAGATGGCCGAAGTATTAATAGAGCACCTGGCCACACAAAATATGAAAGCACACTTAGTGGAACAAGAAGAAAATTTGGGCGAACTATTGCATCTCATAGCTGATGGAAACATAAAGGTGACCGCTGTCCTAGAAAGATTTTTGCATGAAAATACTAAGCTTGATTTTGTTGGCTATGCAAGAAAAAAAGGTCATGATCAATTTGTGATTGATGAATGCATTCTTCCCGAAGTGAGTAGTACGCTTAAAGGAACTGTATTTTCGATGGGGGAAGGAACTCTTGGACAAGCAGCTGCAACTCGGATTGTGAGATTTTGGGATCATATGGACATGGATCCAAGAAATTTATTTTTTCAGCAAAAAGGGATTTACCCCAAATCGCTGTTTTGCTTTCCAATTATCCTAGAAAAAGAAGTAATAGGAATATTTTTCGGAGGAAGCAGTCAATTCGTCCGTTTAGAAAATGATATTAGCAGGGTGGGGAAATTAACCTCATCACTCATTAAGGTAATTGAAGGTAATAGGTTCTGGCAGAAACAGTCCAAAAACAATTTAATGAAAATGACTGCTTTAAATGAAATATTTCAAGTCATGACAGATGTTGAAGATGTAAAAAGAATCCTCCTCATTATGTTGGATTTGAGCATCAACCTTATTCGTGGACCATTTGTTGCCGTGATTGCCAAGCAATCATCACGGAATTCCTATGAAATGGTTTCCCGAGGACTTACAGCTGATCAAATTGAGAATTATTCAAGTGACATCTCCAATCGTTACTTTCACAATAAGCAAAACAAACGATTTTATCACCAGCAACCTGTAGAGCATATTACAAGCTGGAGTTCAAAGGTATTAGAAATCCCGATTGCCTACCGGACTGAATGTTTCGGATTTCTTAGTATTGGATTAAGTGAGCAAATGTTGAAAGAGGACGAACTTTCATTTTTAATGAGCCTCACGATAGCGGGTGGTGTGTCGATGCACCTGCTTGAAGCAACAACTAAGGTTAAAATGGGGCAAACAGTCATCGACTTATTGATTGAGCATCAGGAATATATTGACCCCGACCATTTTAAACAAGCTACAAAAGCACGTGAACTCATCAAGGGATTTAGTGGATTTTCCACTTATGGAAAAATAAATACAATTGCAGTGAAATATTCTTGCTATTTTATCAAATATGATGAGCAATTTCTTACCAATAAAATTAAAAATGACTTGATCATTGATATTGTTAGAGAATATAAATTAGTGGCGGACAGCAAGCTGGAATTTTCTCAGGCATCACTGAACGTCCAAGTTCTTTCATTAGTATGGACTTATATCAATGAGGATGAAAATATTGATTTTTTATTAAAAATCAACGGGATGAATCTACCCCTTTTAAATGAGTTTCTTGCCTACCTGTCGCATACAACGGTTGTTGAAAGTGAAATCATGGTGACAAATAAACCGACCGCAAACGAACCAAAAATAAGTAAACACCTAAAGCTATCAAAACGAGAAATAGAAGTAATGGAATTAGTACTAAAAGGTAATAACAATCGTGAAATAGCTGAACGGCTGTACATTAGTGAACATACTGTAAAAAACCATATGACGAATATTTTCCAGAAGTTAGCGGTCAATGACCGATCACAGGCCATTGCCAAAATCTATCAAATGGGATTAGAGCCCGAGGATGTTTCTTAA
- a CDS encoding NfeD family protein: MELFGVSLETIYLYSLIISGVVTVLYLLFGDVLNGVLDGIFNPTLFFSFITIFSAGGFLAEMYTSFHSGLIAAFFAVVSFIIVTLLNVFILIPISQAEESLVYEESDLRGRIGTIITTVPEDGFGEVLIESISGRISKPAVSLKKNVIPNGSKVLVIDVDNGVLQVELYEQAENFF, translated from the coding sequence ATGGAGTTATTTGGAGTATCATTAGAAACGATTTACTTATACTCATTAATTATCTCAGGGGTTGTAACGGTCTTATATCTGCTCTTTGGCGATGTTCTTAATGGTGTATTGGACGGAATTTTCAACCCAACATTGTTTTTTTCATTTATCACGATATTCTCAGCAGGTGGTTTTTTAGCAGAAATGTATACATCTTTTCATAGTGGCTTGATAGCAGCCTTTTTTGCAGTAGTCTCGTTTATCATTGTTACCTTGTTAAATGTTTTCATTCTTATTCCAATTTCCCAAGCAGAAGAATCTCTTGTTTATGAGGAAAGTGACTTAAGGGGTAGGATTGGCACAATTATTACCACTGTCCCAGAGGATGGTTTTGGGGAAGTATTAATTGAAAGCATTAGTGGACGCATCTCAAAACCGGCTGTTAGTTTGAAGAAAAATGTAATTCCAAATGGAAGTAAGGTTCTAGTAATTGACGTTGACAATGGAGTGCTTCAGGTTGAACTTTATGAACAGGCAGAGAATTTTTTCTAG
- a CDS encoding LacI family DNA-binding transcriptional regulator: MTTIKDVAHEAEVSVATVSRVLNNVGYVNEETRKRVEKAISKLNYKPNAVARSLFKKQSKTIALIVPDIKNPFFPEIARAIEDVMNKKEYTLILCNSDEKEEKERKYLEVMKQKYVDGVIIVTSTLTPKHVEETGIPIVALDRPIAHSIPSVSVNNFDGARQAVQYLKSIGCKKIAHVRGPENIINSDERFNGYLAEVKQEPWFNEEYIVTGNFNVVQTTEVTKKFFTENPDVDGIFAGNDYMAVGVIKAAVEMGLRVPDDLAVIGFDGIQLCQLTSPELTTMAQPIYELGYTAAELLLDLIEGRTVSKMHHEFEVRLIERQSTRIMG, from the coding sequence ATGACGACGATTAAAGATGTTGCTCATGAAGCAGAAGTGTCTGTTGCCACCGTATCTCGAGTTTTAAATAACGTTGGCTATGTAAATGAGGAAACAAGGAAAAGGGTAGAAAAGGCCATTTCCAAATTAAACTATAAACCGAATGCAGTTGCTAGAAGCCTTTTTAAAAAACAGTCTAAGACGATTGCGTTAATCGTACCGGATATTAAGAATCCCTTTTTTCCAGAAATAGCAAGGGCAATCGAAGATGTTATGAACAAAAAGGAATATACCTTAATATTGTGTAATTCGGATGAAAAAGAGGAAAAAGAGAGAAAATATTTAGAAGTCATGAAGCAAAAATATGTAGATGGGGTCATTATTGTTACTAGCACGTTGACTCCAAAACATGTAGAGGAAACTGGAATTCCGATTGTTGCCTTGGATCGTCCCATTGCCCACAGCATCCCATCCGTATCAGTTAATAACTTTGATGGAGCAAGGCAAGCAGTGCAATATTTAAAATCAATTGGATGTAAAAAAATCGCACATGTACGTGGACCAGAAAATATCATTAATTCGGATGAACGGTTTAATGGATATTTAGCAGAAGTTAAACAAGAACCTTGGTTTAATGAGGAGTATATAGTAACAGGAAATTTCAATGTAGTGCAAACCACAGAGGTAACCAAGAAATTTTTTACCGAAAATCCAGACGTGGATGGAATTTTTGCGGGTAATGATTACATGGCGGTTGGAGTCATCAAGGCTGCGGTTGAAATGGGATTAAGAGTCCCAGATGATCTTGCGGTGATAGGATTTGATGGGATTCAACTTTGTCAATTAACCAGTCCGGAATTAACAACAATGGCACAGCCGATATATGAGTTGGGCTATACAGCTGCCGAGCTCCTACTGGATCTGATCGAAGGAAGAACAGTTTCAAAAATGCACCACGAGTTCGAGGTAAGACTAATAGAACGGCAATCAACTAGGATTATGGGGTGA
- a CDS encoding ATPase domain-containing protein: protein MSTTKSGIDGLDQLLNGGLPVGSTVLVEGLPGTGKTILGMQFIFHGAVEEDESGIFITFEELPDQLYNELQDFGWDLRELEKQNKLRVICLSPEVLIEQIEKPNGLIEQMINEINCKRIVIDSISLYQFGSDDLMKSRKTIYSLRNVLRKYKITSLLISELNSSDQGNVPFVNYLVDGVIRLSLKNHINDFRKRTLEVLKMRGCRIQEGEHIYRISENGIHLVPALSLIEDKALLSNERYSSTGIMKLDQILSGGIPNGTCFLIDTNSKANYKYFLFSIVCNRLVAGENVIMLLSNLMDLFEMRHLLKLFGVSMDEYVKDGKLLFIEHFDRPIPDGYESAVIQVAGTDNREFEKTIKEKLVPIIASSLQKGEKWFIYYNLNTIISQRGKEFLEHYYAEEVSTISSAGITMVTLVNFSEIGSKTASFLERTSHGVIKTWVDGSYQYLQVLKSPQGKISHPLLVENIIMKPFIRLV from the coding sequence ATGAGTACCACCAAAAGCGGAATTGACGGATTGGACCAGCTCCTAAACGGGGGACTTCCGGTTGGTTCAACTGTTTTGGTAGAAGGATTACCTGGAACAGGAAAGACCATTCTTGGCATGCAATTCATTTTCCATGGAGCTGTGGAAGAGGATGAATCAGGCATTTTTATTACATTTGAAGAGTTACCAGACCAGCTTTATAACGAGCTGCAAGATTTTGGCTGGGATTTAAGGGAGTTAGAAAAACAAAATAAATTACGGGTCATCTGTCTTTCACCAGAGGTTTTAATCGAGCAAATAGAAAAGCCAAATGGATTGATCGAACAAATGATTAATGAAATTAATTGCAAACGTATTGTCATTGATAGCATAAGTTTGTATCAATTTGGATCTGACGATTTAATGAAGAGTAGAAAAACAATTTATTCGTTAAGAAACGTTCTTAGGAAATATAAAATTACTTCATTGCTCATTTCAGAATTAAATTCATCCGATCAAGGGAATGTACCTTTTGTGAATTACCTGGTTGATGGGGTCATCAGGTTATCATTGAAGAACCATATAAATGATTTTCGAAAAAGAACATTGGAAGTATTAAAGATGAGAGGCTGCCGGATCCAAGAAGGGGAGCACATCTATCGAATAAGTGAGAATGGAATTCATTTAGTTCCCGCACTCTCGCTTATTGAGGATAAAGCATTATTGAGTAATGAACGGTATAGTAGCACGGGGATAATGAAATTAGATCAAATCCTCTCGGGAGGTATTCCCAATGGTACATGTTTTCTAATTGATACAAATAGTAAAGCAAATTATAAATATTTTCTTTTCTCTATTGTCTGCAATAGATTGGTAGCTGGTGAAAATGTAATCATGTTATTATCCAATTTAATGGATCTATTTGAAATGAGACATTTACTTAAATTATTTGGCGTCTCGATGGATGAGTATGTTAAAGATGGCAAACTCCTTTTTATTGAACATTTTGATCGGCCGATTCCAGATGGCTATGAATCTGCAGTCATCCAAGTCGCAGGAACTGATAATAGAGAATTTGAAAAAACAATAAAGGAAAAATTAGTCCCCATTATTGCTTCAAGCCTTCAAAAAGGAGAAAAGTGGTTCATTTATTACAATCTAAATACGATTATTTCCCAAAGAGGGAAAGAGTTTCTTGAACATTATTATGCTGAGGAGGTATCTACGATTAGTTCAGCAGGGATTACAATGGTTACTTTAGTTAACTTTTCAGAAATAGGAAGTAAAACGGCCAGTTTTCTTGAGCGTACCTCCCATGGGGTTATTAAAACATGGGTGGATGGTAGCTATCAATATTTGCAAGTTCTTAAATCACCACAAGGAAAAATTTCACATCCACTTCTGGTTGAAAATATAATCATGAAACCATTTATAAGATTGGTATAG